One genomic window of Sphingomonas sp. C3-2 includes the following:
- a CDS encoding lysine--tRNA ligase — MSDLRAAAMESKAWPFEEARKLLKRYAKGAPEKGHVLFETGYGPSGLPHIGTFNEVLRTTMVRQAFEALSDIPTRLIAFSDDMDGLRKVPDNVPNKDMLAEHLGKPLTKVPDPFGKFESFAHHNNAMLRDFLDRYGFEYEFLSATECYLSGRFDNALKLVLKHYDDIIGIMLPTLRKERQATYSPVLPISPKSGIVLQVPVTVVDAEQGLVRFEDEGEVIEQSILSGGAKLQWKVDWAMRWVALGVDYEMSGKDLIDSVTQSSKITRALGARPPEGFNYEMFLDEKGEKISKSKGNGLSMEQWLTYGPEESLAFYAYREPKKAKSLHMGVIPRAVDEYWQFRTNWKDQAIKERLGNPVHHIHNGAVPEEKLPVTFGLLLNLVGVMGEAGKDQVWGYLANYIDDADPAKHRELDRLIDYALAYHRDFVAPTLKRRAPTENEAKALADLDARLAALPADADAETIQNEVYAVGKVEDYAFASLRDWFKALYETLLGAEQGPRMGSFIALYGIDNSRKLIAEALAA, encoded by the coding sequence GTGAGCGATCTGCGCGCAGCCGCGATGGAATCAAAAGCATGGCCGTTTGAAGAAGCGCGCAAGCTCCTTAAACGCTATGCCAAGGGCGCGCCGGAAAAGGGCCATGTCCTGTTCGAAACCGGATACGGCCCCTCGGGCCTTCCGCATATCGGCACCTTCAACGAAGTGCTGCGCACCACGATGGTGCGTCAGGCGTTCGAGGCGCTGTCCGATATCCCCACCCGCCTCATCGCCTTTTCGGACGATATGGACGGGCTGCGCAAGGTGCCGGACAATGTCCCCAACAAGGACATGCTCGCCGAACATCTCGGCAAGCCGCTGACCAAGGTTCCCGATCCGTTCGGCAAGTTCGAAAGCTTTGCGCATCATAACAATGCGATGCTGCGCGATTTCCTCGATCGCTATGGCTTCGAATATGAATTCCTGTCGGCCACCGAATGCTATTTGTCGGGGCGGTTCGACAATGCGCTGAAGCTCGTCCTGAAGCATTATGACGACATCATCGGCATCATGCTGCCGACGTTGCGCAAGGAACGTCAGGCCACCTATTCGCCCGTGCTGCCGATCAGCCCCAAATCGGGCATCGTGCTGCAGGTGCCCGTCACCGTGGTCGATGCCGAGCAGGGCCTCGTCCGCTTCGAGGACGAGGGCGAGGTGATCGAACAGTCGATCCTGTCGGGCGGCGCCAAGCTGCAGTGGAAGGTCGACTGGGCGATGCGCTGGGTCGCGCTCGGCGTCGATTACGAGATGTCGGGCAAGGACCTGATCGACTCGGTCACCCAGTCATCCAAGATCACACGCGCGCTCGGCGCCCGTCCGCCCGAAGGCTTCAACTACGAGATGTTCCTCGACGAAAAGGGCGAGAAGATCTCAAAGTCGAAGGGCAATGGCCTGTCGATGGAACAGTGGCTCACTTATGGCCCAGAGGAAAGCCTCGCCTTCTACGCGTACCGCGAACCCAAAAAGGCCAAATCGCTGCACATGGGCGTCATCCCCCGCGCGGTCGACGAATATTGGCAATTCCGTACGAACTGGAAGGATCAGGCGATCAAGGAACGCCTCGGCAATCCCGTCCACCACATCCATAACGGCGCCGTGCCCGAGGAAAAGCTGCCGGTCACCTTCGGCCTTCTCCTCAACCTCGTCGGCGTGATGGGCGAAGCGGGCAAGGATCAGGTCTGGGGCTATCTCGCCAACTATATCGACGATGCCGATCCTGCGAAGCACCGCGAGCTTGACCGCTTGATCGATTATGCGCTTGCCTATCACCGCGATTTCGTCGCGCCGACGCTCAAGCGCCGCGCGCCGACCGAAAACGAGGCAAAGGCACTCGCCGATCTCGATGCGCGTCTGGCAGCGCTTCCCGCCGATGCCGATGCGGAAACGATCCAGAACGAGGTCTATGCGGTCGGCAAGGTCGAGGATTATGCCTTCGCTTCGCTGCGCGACTGGTTCAAGGCGCTCTATGAAACGCTTCTGGGGGCCGAACAGGGCCCGCGCATGGGCAGCTTCATCGCGCTTTACGGCATCGACAACAGCCGTAAACTGATCGCGGAGGCACTGGCCGCATGA
- a CDS encoding GNAT family N-acetyltransferase, with amino-acid sequence MTDTPAIVALDPEGLDARAESLGAILLACVENGASVSFMADLTLSRAVSFWRSTRISLERDTLAILVAEIDGRPAGVVMVVRAGPDNQRHRGEIAKLLVDPAMRGRNVGRSLMAAAEDKARAMGMSLLVLDTQTGSVAEQLYHKLGWHCAGTIPAFALDPSGTPRSTTMFYKELG; translated from the coding sequence ATGACCGATACGCCGGCAATCGTCGCCCTCGATCCCGAAGGGCTCGATGCCCGGGCAGAGTCCTTGGGTGCGATCTTGCTGGCGTGCGTCGAAAACGGCGCCTCGGTCAGCTTCATGGCCGATCTCACGCTCAGCCGCGCGGTGTCCTTCTGGCGCTCGACGCGGATTTCGCTCGAACGCGATACGCTGGCGATCCTCGTCGCCGAAATCGACGGGCGCCCCGCCGGGGTGGTGATGGTCGTGCGCGCCGGGCCCGACAATCAGCGCCACCGCGGCGAAATCGCCAAGCTGCTCGTCGATCCGGCGATGCGCGGCCGCAATGTCGGACGCAGCCTGATGGCGGCAGCCGAGGACAAGGCGCGGGCAATGGGCATGTCGCTGCTCGTGCTCGATACGCAGACGGGCAGCGTCGCCGAGCAATTGTACCACAAGCTGGGCTGGCATTGTGCGGGCACGATCCCCGCCTTTGCGCTCGACCCGTCGGGCACGCCGCGCTCGACGACGATGTTCTACAAGGAACTCGGCTGA
- a CDS encoding DUF885 domain-containing protein, translated as MSLIFSLRAALAVSTALLPVAAASAQAQAQTPTAAVAQPAQDAHARLHQLFHDSDEATLKRNPVSAIFRGDMRYADRLGDYVSDAYFDAERAAAEDELKRLHAIDRATLNPTDQIAYDVFEWQTQLGLKRLTPEMLALTAVRPINHFTGFHTFYPSFASGEGAAPFKTLVDYENNLKRHKDYVTLIDRSIDRFREGMQSGVVETKMSVNNVIGQLDAQIEQGVEGSVLYGPIKKFPDTISPADRKRLTAEYQAMIRDQIQPANVRLRDFLKNEYLPVAREKVGISSMKGGDILYRTAIEELTTLPLTADYVHQLGLSEVARIHGEMEAIKTKVGFKGTLKEFFEHLRTDPKFKPASKQALVDGYYAIGKRVDAVIASQFSTIPKTPLEIRFYEPYREKNQAGGSYEPGNWDPKAPSKTRPGIFYFNTYDLPSRTTPGMETLYLHEGAPGHHFQISLAQENEALPSFMRFGGNTAFAEGWGLYAETLWNELGMETDPYQRFGGLDDEMLRAMRLVVDSGIHSKGWTREQAIEYMLDNSSMGRTDATAEVERYIVWPGQALAYKVGQLKISELKKRAQDKLGAKFDPREFHAEVLMTGALPLSVLEKKIDDWIASKQ; from the coding sequence ATGTCCCTTATCTTTTCGCTCCGCGCCGCGCTTGCGGTGTCGACGGCGCTTCTTCCGGTTGCGGCTGCCTCCGCACAGGCACAGGCGCAAACCCCGACCGCCGCTGTCGCGCAACCGGCGCAGGATGCGCACGCCCGGCTGCACCAGCTTTTCCACGACAGCGACGAAGCCACGCTCAAGCGCAACCCGGTCTCCGCCATCTTTCGCGGCGACATGCGCTATGCCGACCGGCTGGGCGATTATGTGTCAGATGCCTATTTCGACGCCGAGCGCGCCGCAGCCGAGGACGAGCTGAAGCGCCTCCACGCGATCGACCGCGCGACGCTCAACCCCACCGACCAGATCGCCTATGACGTTTTCGAATGGCAGACGCAGCTGGGGCTGAAACGGCTCACGCCCGAAATGCTCGCGCTGACCGCGGTGCGCCCGATCAACCATTTCACGGGCTTTCACACCTTCTACCCGTCCTTCGCCTCGGGCGAGGGGGCGGCACCGTTCAAGACGCTGGTTGATTACGAGAATAATCTGAAGCGCCACAAGGATTATGTGACGCTGATCGATCGGTCGATCGACCGGTTCCGCGAGGGCATGCAATCGGGCGTCGTAGAAACGAAGATGTCGGTCAACAACGTGATCGGCCAGCTCGACGCGCAGATCGAGCAGGGGGTTGAGGGTTCGGTGCTCTATGGCCCGATCAAGAAGTTCCCCGACACGATCTCCCCCGCTGATCGCAAGCGCCTGACCGCCGAATATCAGGCGATGATCCGCGACCAGATCCAGCCCGCCAATGTCCGCCTGCGCGATTTCCTGAAGAACGAATATCTGCCCGTCGCACGCGAAAAGGTAGGGATTTCGAGCATGAAGGGTGGCGACATCCTGTACCGGACGGCGATCGAGGAACTGACGACGCTGCCGCTGACCGCCGATTATGTCCACCAGCTCGGCCTGTCCGAAGTGGCGCGGATCCACGGCGAGATGGAAGCGATCAAGACCAAGGTCGGGTTCAAGGGCACGCTCAAGGAATTTTTCGAGCATCTGCGCACCGACCCGAAGTTCAAGCCGGCATCGAAGCAGGCGCTGGTCGATGGCTATTATGCGATCGGCAAGCGCGTCGACGCGGTGATCGCCAGCCAGTTCTCGACGATCCCGAAGACGCCGCTCGAGATTCGCTTCTACGAACCGTACCGCGAAAAGAACCAGGCGGGCGGATCCTATGAACCCGGCAACTGGGATCCGAAGGCCCCGTCGAAGACGCGGCCCGGCATCTTCTATTTCAACACCTATGACCTGCCCTCGCGCACGACGCCGGGGATGGAAACGCTGTATCTGCACGAAGGCGCACCAGGCCATCACTTCCAGATCAGCCTGGCGCAGGAAAATGAGGCGCTGCCCTCGTTCATGCGCTTTGGCGGCAACACCGCCTTTGCCGAAGGCTGGGGCCTGTATGCCGAAACGCTGTGGAACGAACTCGGCATGGAAACCGACCCCTATCAGCGCTTTGGCGGGCTGGACGACGAAATGCTCCGCGCGATGCGCCTCGTCGTCGATTCAGGCATCCATTCCAAAGGTTGGACGCGCGAACAGGCGATCGAATATATGCTCGACAATTCGAGCATGGGCCGCACCGACGCGACCGCCGAGGTCGAGCGCTATATCGTCTGGCCGGGCCAGGCGCTGGCGTACAAGGTCGGCCAGCTCAAGATTTCCGAGCTGAAGAAACGCGCGCAGGACAAGCTGGGTGCGAAGTTCGACCCGCGCGAATTCCATGCAGAGGTGCTGATGACCGGTGCGCTGCCGCTGAGCGTGCTGGAAAAGAAGATCGACGACTGGATCGCGTCGAAGCAGTAA
- a CDS encoding RcnB family protein, with product MRKMIIFGLMIATAIPSMASAQSAADVRRDRQEYQKERRDVDRAIDRGASPNRVAKEIREARDAQRDYRDTVRDREQDRRDWQRDRDHDRRDWQRERNQDRRDWQRDQRHDWGRDDWRDYRRDNRHVYSRGNWRAPWKYQRFNNGGHIGRPYYSERYWISDPWRYRLPQTRGYQRWVRHYDDVLLVDTRRGRVIDVIRNFFW from the coding sequence ATGCGTAAGATGATCATTTTCGGCCTGATGATCGCCACCGCCATCCCGTCGATGGCATCGGCCCAGTCCGCCGCGGATGTTCGCCGCGACCGTCAGGAATATCAGAAGGAACGGCGCGACGTCGATCGGGCGATCGATCGCGGTGCTTCTCCCAACCGCGTCGCCAAGGAAATTCGCGAAGCCCGCGACGCACAGCGCGATTACCGCGACACCGTGCGCGACCGCGAGCAGGACCGCCGTGACTGGCAGCGCGACCGCGACCATGATCGCCGCGACTGGCAGCGTGAGCGCAATCAGGATCGCCGGGACTGGCAGCGCGATCAGCGCCACGACTGGGGCCGGGACGACTGGCGCGACTATCGCCGCGACAACCGCCATGTCTATTCGCGTGGCAACTGGCGGGCGCCGTGGAAATATCAGCGCTTCAACAATGGCGGGCATATCGGCCGACCCTATTATTCGGAACGCTACTGGATTTCCGATCCCTGGCGGTACCGCCTGCCCCAGACGCGCGGTTACCAGCGCTGGGTGCGTCATTATGACGACGTGCTGCTGGTCGACACCCGCCGTGGCCGCGTGATCGACGTGATCCGGAATTTCTTCTGGTAA
- a CDS encoding 2OG-Fe(II) oxygenase — MTAKAQETPSVGPPSTALAKIGQQVGARLHAAPGVQKAGVEGIELFIQYDFLSPAECAQLIALIDADSEPSTLFLEGENNGFRTSYSCNLDRWDEFVLRIDARICTLTGIDPDNGETLQGQRYRVGEQFQPHHDFFHIDQPYWPEMEETGGQRSWTVMIYLNEPEAGGETGFPALGIAVSPRAGMLMAWNNMGSDGAPNLQTLHAGQPVTAGTKYIVTKWFRERSWL, encoded by the coding sequence GTGACGGCCAAGGCGCAGGAAACCCCCAGTGTAGGCCCGCCGTCGACCGCGCTGGCCAAAATCGGCCAGCAGGTGGGCGCGCGGCTGCACGCCGCGCCCGGCGTGCAGAAGGCCGGGGTCGAGGGAATCGAGCTGTTCATCCAATATGATTTCCTCTCCCCCGCCGAATGCGCCCAGCTGATTGCGCTGATCGATGCCGACAGCGAACCCTCGACCCTGTTCCTCGAAGGCGAAAACAACGGATTCCGCACGAGCTACAGCTGCAATCTCGACCGCTGGGACGAATTCGTCCTGCGGATCGATGCAAGGATCTGCACGCTGACCGGAATCGATCCGGACAATGGCGAGACGCTGCAGGGGCAGCGATACCGCGTCGGCGAGCAATTCCAGCCGCACCATGATTTTTTCCATATCGACCAGCCCTATTGGCCCGAGATGGAAGAAACCGGCGGGCAGCGCAGCTGGACGGTGATGATCTACCTCAACGAACCCGAAGCCGGCGGTGAAACCGGGTTTCCCGCGCTGGGAATCGCGGTTTCGCCGCGCGCGGGGATGCTGATGGCGTGGAACAATATGGGGTCGGACGGCGCGCCCAACCTGCAGACGCTGCACGCCGGCCAGCCGGTGACGGCGGGCACCAAATATATCGTCACCAAATGGTTTCGCGAGCGGAGCTGGCTGTAA
- a CDS encoding amidohydrolase family protein — protein sequence MKIAYFLGVAAIAVAAPARADTKVIHAGRVITEAGKPALGQSTITITDGRITAIAQGLQPAPAGAELIDLSAKTVLPGLVDLHVHLSSDPGGDFWKEAVEPDEYGVIVGAKNALVTARAGFTTVRDLGSARQVGFALRKGTAQGMIPGPRIVSAGPAISIIGGHGDVSGFRPEVNAVLDGHNSCTGAEQCAARVREASKNGADVIKITATGGVLSQQGRGLGQHFTDVEMKAIADTAHSLGLRVAAHAHGARGIEGAARAGVDSIEHATFADAEAIKVMKANGTAFVPTLMAFTGIRDRLGQNVYTPTVEKKVRETLSDVGKALKAAHQAGVTIAFGTDAGVFEHGRNAEEFGQMVALGGMTPTQALASATTTAAKLLDMDGEIGRISPGYSADIIAVDGDPLSDIRTLEKVQFVMVRGRQIP from the coding sequence ATGAAGATTGCCTATTTCCTTGGGGTTGCAGCGATTGCGGTGGCGGCGCCCGCCCGTGCCGACACCAAGGTGATCCATGCCGGACGCGTGATTACCGAAGCGGGCAAGCCCGCGCTGGGGCAGAGCACGATCACCATCACCGACGGGCGCATCACGGCAATCGCGCAAGGGCTGCAGCCGGCCCCTGCCGGCGCCGAACTGATCGATCTTTCGGCCAAGACCGTGCTGCCCGGGCTGGTCGACCTCCATGTCCACCTATCAAGCGATCCGGGCGGCGATTTCTGGAAGGAAGCCGTAGAGCCCGACGAATATGGTGTGATCGTGGGCGCAAAAAATGCCCTGGTGACCGCGCGCGCGGGATTCACCACGGTGCGCGATCTGGGATCGGCACGGCAGGTGGGCTTTGCGCTGCGCAAGGGCACCGCGCAGGGAATGATCCCCGGCCCCCGTATCGTTTCGGCGGGGCCCGCCATCTCGATCATAGGCGGGCACGGCGATGTTTCCGGATTCCGCCCCGAGGTGAATGCCGTGCTCGACGGACACAATAGCTGCACGGGCGCGGAGCAATGCGCGGCACGGGTGCGCGAAGCGTCGAAGAACGGCGCCGACGTCATCAAGATCACCGCGACGGGCGGCGTGCTTTCGCAGCAGGGCCGCGGGCTGGGCCAGCATTTCACCGATGTCGAGATGAAGGCGATTGCCGATACCGCGCACAGCCTTGGCCTGCGCGTGGCCGCCCATGCACACGGCGCGCGCGGGATCGAAGGCGCGGCGCGTGCGGGCGTCGACAGCATCGAACATGCGACCTTTGCCGATGCCGAGGCGATCAAGGTGATGAAGGCGAACGGCACCGCCTTCGTCCCGACGCTGATGGCGTTCACGGGGATTCGCGACCGGCTGGGCCAGAATGTCTATACGCCCACCGTCGAGAAGAAGGTGCGCGAGACGCTGAGCGATGTCGGCAAGGCGCTGAAGGCCGCGCATCAGGCGGGGGTGACGATTGCGTTCGGGACCGATGCGGGCGTGTTCGAACATGGCCGCAATGCCGAGGAATTCGGGCAGATGGTGGCGCTTGGCGGCATGACGCCAACGCAGGCGCTGGCGAGTGCCACGACCACTGCGGCCAAGCTGCTCGACATGGACGGCGAGATCGGACGGATAAGCCCCGGCTACTCGGCCGACATCATCGCGGTGGATGGCGACCCGCTGAGCGATATCCGGACGCTGGAAAAGGTGCAGTTCGTCATGGTGCGGGGACGCCAGATCCCGTGA
- a CDS encoding carboxymuconolactone decarboxylase family protein, which produces MSPEPRVSPPGTETGNVIRDSALGLVPETVSEIITLNGHIWRDSLVSPSLLEIIRLRNARTVNCVFCKSVRYDVARQDGLTEDRAAMVADGYDESALSDREKAAIALADSYLGFPAGMDDATATRVQQAFSSEEVASMLTALMTFNFTSRTAVSIGGMPEDLPVTEVPVTIATG; this is translated from the coding sequence ATGTCGCCTGAACCCCGCGTCAGCCCGCCCGGAACTGAGACCGGCAACGTCATCCGCGACAGCGCACTTGGGCTGGTGCCCGAAACCGTGTCTGAAATCATCACGCTGAACGGCCATATCTGGCGCGACAGCCTGGTTTCGCCGTCGCTGCTGGAGATCATCCGCCTGCGCAACGCGCGGACGGTGAACTGCGTCTTTTGCAAATCGGTACGCTATGACGTCGCCCGGCAGGACGGGCTGACCGAGGACCGCGCGGCGATGGTGGCCGATGGCTATGACGAAAGCGCATTATCCGACCGCGAAAAGGCTGCGATCGCACTCGCCGATTCCTATCTGGGCTTTCCAGCCGGGATGGACGACGCGACGGCGACGCGCGTGCAGCAAGCCTTTTCTTCCGAGGAAGTGGCGTCGATGCTGACCGCGCTCATGACGTTCAACTTTACCTCGCGCACCGCCGTCAGCATTGGCGGGATGCCCGAGGATCTGCCGGTGACCGAAGTGCCCGTGACCATCGCCACGGGCTGA
- a CDS encoding TetR/AcrR family transcriptional regulator, with protein MARTASYDPATVVQAAMELFWEDGFAASDVERLTRAAGVNRHSLYKAFDGKAGLFRRALGHYVTEIAAPFIAVLEQGSGLAAIHDYFLMASDPAHHGAPGHDRRGCLLANSVIELGRSDPAVNAVLDPYYARIEQQFARLIAEGQRRGEIRAALAPAATARWLLITSQGMGVAARHQAPTDAIPAMIRAALMA; from the coding sequence ATGGCGCGCACCGCAAGTTACGACCCCGCCACCGTCGTGCAGGCCGCCATGGAGCTGTTCTGGGAAGACGGGTTCGCGGCAAGCGATGTCGAGCGGCTGACGCGCGCCGCCGGGGTCAACCGCCACAGCCTGTACAAGGCGTTTGACGGCAAGGCGGGTTTGTTCCGGCGCGCGCTGGGCCATTATGTTACCGAGATCGCCGCCCCCTTTATCGCGGTGCTGGAACAGGGATCGGGGCTGGCGGCGATCCATGATTATTTCCTGATGGCGAGCGATCCCGCGCATCACGGCGCGCCCGGACATGACCGGCGCGGCTGCCTGCTGGCCAATAGCGTGATCGAACTGGGGCGGAGCGACCCGGCGGTGAACGCGGTGCTCGACCCCTATTATGCGCGGATCGAACAGCAATTCGCGCGGCTGATTGCCGAAGGGCAGCGCCGCGGCGAGATCCGCGCGGCGCTGGCTCCCGCCGCCACCGCGCGCTGGCTGCTGATCACGAGCCAGGGAATGGGCGTGGCCGCGCGGCACCAGGCACCGACCGACGCGATCCCCGCGATGATCCGCGCCGCGCTGATGGCATGA
- a CDS encoding glucokinase: protein MEEIVVVDIGGTHVRFARARIDAGAVVRISAPMTMPVAAHAGLAEAWAVYARSQTEPLPRAAAIAVAGPVGAGDGIRLTNSDWHIAPDTLTQTLAPDGLVIVNDFAAMAHAVAHLPANGFAHVTGPSHPLPRDGSISVIGPGTGLGVAQLIRWQGGYRVIETEGGHGDFAALDAVEDAIADRLRSRFGRVSAERIVSGPGLRNIHDALAESDGRARFGGDDAALWAGALDGSDPHARAALERLCGCFGAVAGNIALIQGASAVVLTGGVTERLADRLPHTDFAERFCAKGRFRPLMETISVRRITHAEPGLFGAANAYVHMRHPPAPR, encoded by the coding sequence ATGGAAGAGATCGTCGTCGTCGACATTGGCGGAACGCATGTCCGCTTTGCACGCGCCCGGATCGACGCGGGTGCCGTCGTCCGTATATCCGCGCCCATGACGATGCCGGTGGCAGCACATGCCGGGCTGGCCGAAGCCTGGGCCGTTTATGCGCGGAGCCAGACCGAGCCGCTGCCGCGTGCGGCGGCGATCGCGGTCGCGGGCCCGGTCGGTGCCGGTGACGGCATACGCCTTACCAATAGCGACTGGCATATTGCCCCGGACACGCTCACCCAGACCCTTGCGCCCGACGGGCTGGTGATCGTCAACGACTTTGCGGCGATGGCGCATGCGGTTGCCCATTTGCCGGCGAATGGCTTTGCGCATGTAACAGGGCCGTCCCATCCGCTCCCCCGTGATGGCAGTATCAGCGTGATCGGGCCGGGCACGGGGCTGGGCGTGGCACAGCTGATCCGTTGGCAGGGCGGGTACCGGGTGATCGAGACCGAGGGCGGGCATGGCGATTTCGCGGCGCTGGACGCGGTGGAGGATGCCATCGCCGATCGGCTGCGCAGCCGGTTCGGACGGGTATCGGCCGAACGGATCGTCTCGGGACCGGGTTTGCGCAATATCCATGATGCGCTCGCCGAAAGCGACGGGCGGGCGCGGTTCGGCGGGGATGATGCGGCGCTATGGGCGGGCGCGCTGGACGGGAGCGATCCGCATGCGCGCGCCGCGCTCGAGAGGCTGTGCGGCTGTTTCGGCGCGGTTGCGGGCAATATCGCGCTGATCCAGGGCGCGAGCGCCGTCGTACTGACGGGCGGGGTGACCGAACGGCTTGCCGACAGACTGCCGCACACGGACTTTGCCGAGCGTTTCTGTGCCAAGGGCCGGTTCCGTCCGCTGATGGAGACGATCAGCGTCCGCAGGATCACGCATGCCGAACCCGGTCTTTTCGGGGCGGCGAACGCTTATGTGCACATGCGGCATCCGCCCGCGCCCCGTTGA
- a CDS encoding TetR/AcrR family transcriptional regulator has protein sequence MSTRNCYGRIIWAARDLMVRTHNPHFSVRDIAAASDLSPRAVYNHFNGPEALRRAVLRSMLDEVREGVEIDLPTTLPLEQAIPDFIRSALAVLSSEVNVALWNVIACHHLSDRWLPAAYHRLVRQPIITSLELYLLRRAGFVARNADQVRPLTLHLLGMIEAASVLPSLLRLETDAEGRAPVDVDFIAASFLRAHFAAPNS, from the coding sequence TTGTCCACGCGCAATTGTTACGGCCGCATCATCTGGGCCGCCCGCGATCTGATGGTTCGCACGCACAACCCGCATTTTTCGGTCCGCGATATCGCGGCGGCAAGCGACCTCAGCCCTCGGGCTGTCTACAACCATTTCAACGGCCCTGAAGCGCTGCGCCGCGCGGTCTTGCGCAGCATGCTGGATGAGGTGCGGGAGGGCGTCGAGATTGACCTGCCCACCACTCTCCCGCTGGAACAGGCGATTCCCGATTTCATTCGATCCGCGCTGGCGGTTTTGTCCTCCGAGGTGAACGTCGCGCTCTGGAACGTCATTGCCTGCCATCACCTGTCGGATCGGTGGCTTCCGGCCGCCTATCACCGTCTGGTTCGTCAACCGATCATCACGTCATTGGAACTCTATCTTCTGCGGCGCGCCGGCTTTGTTGCCCGCAACGCTGATCAGGTGCGTCCGCTAACGCTCCATCTCCTCGGTATGATCGAGGCCGCGAGCGTGCTTCCTTCCCTGCTGCGCCTCGAAACCGACGCGGAAGGGCGAGCGCCGGTGGATGTGGATTTCATTGCAGCCAGCTTCCTGCGCGCGCATTTTGCGGCGCCAAATTCCTGA